The Mycobacterium paragordonae genome includes a region encoding these proteins:
- a CDS encoding DUF1295 domain-containing protein, which yields MTGACTLAVVVVHSVTFAIGRKIGRYNVVDVAWGIGFVVVAAVAAVVGRGDPSRRWLLLALVSIWGLRLSWHIHRKTAGQGEDRRYANLLRGASVGQVVRKVFLLQGFLTLFISFPLQLSAVTGPTPTPLLAVTALGVAVWLLGFTFEALGDRQLREFKSDPAHRGVIMDRGLWSWTRHPNYFGDACVWWGLWLVTVNGWVPLATAVSPLVMTYFLVDVSGARLTEKYMKGRPGFAEYRERTAYFVPRPPRKVRQS from the coding sequence GTGACGGGCGCGTGCACCCTGGCGGTGGTCGTGGTGCATTCGGTCACCTTCGCGATCGGCCGCAAGATCGGCCGCTACAACGTCGTCGACGTCGCGTGGGGCATCGGCTTCGTCGTGGTGGCGGCGGTGGCGGCGGTGGTGGGCCGCGGGGATCCGTCCCGGCGCTGGCTGTTGCTGGCGCTGGTTTCGATCTGGGGTCTGCGGCTGAGCTGGCACATTCACCGCAAGACCGCCGGGCAGGGCGAAGATCGCCGCTACGCCAACCTGCTGCGGGGCGCGTCGGTAGGTCAGGTGGTGCGCAAGGTCTTCCTGCTGCAGGGCTTTCTGACGCTGTTCATCTCCTTTCCCCTGCAGCTGTCGGCGGTCACCGGCCCCACCCCCACGCCGTTGCTGGCCGTCACCGCACTCGGTGTGGCGGTATGGCTGCTCGGGTTCACCTTCGAAGCACTCGGAGACCGGCAACTGCGCGAATTCAAATCCGACCCCGCCCATCGCGGCGTGATCATGGACCGCGGGCTGTGGTCGTGGACCCGGCACCCCAACTACTTCGGCGACGCCTGCGTGTGGTGGGGGTTGTGGCTGGTCACGGTCAATGGCTGGGTGCCGCTGGCCACGGCGGTCTCGCCGCTGGTGATGACCTACTTCCTGGTGGACGTCAGCGGGGCGCGGCTGACCGAGAAGTACATGAAGGGCCGGCCGGGATTCGCCGAATACCGGGAGCGGACCGCTTACTTCGTTCCGCGGCCACCCAGAAAGGTGCGTCAGTCATGA
- a CDS encoding class I SAM-dependent methyltransferase — translation MVTTSSRGSAMSAGTIERRFAPIGSGSRPAAAKVPSGPGDRVAIPAVTTSRERIAATRNTRARIRKYIVPGGPLPSAAATVDITERYSLRPVDAASLRPHYAQTLRLCRERFLQRRNRLAHLGFDEVSARMWQPYPADPKPGFRSGRHHADRWAFERRGPR, via the coding sequence GTGGTTACGACGAGTTCCCGCGGCAGCGCAATGAGCGCCGGCACCATCGAAAGACGCTTCGCGCCAATCGGTTCCGGCAGCCGGCCGGCGGCCGCGAAGGTGCCGTCCGGGCCCGGTGACCGAGTGGCGATACCGGCGGTCACCACCTCGCGTGAGCGGATAGCGGCCACTCGCAATACGCGCGCCCGGATTCGGAAGTACATTGTCCCTGGCGGACCGCTGCCGTCTGCTGCGGCCACCGTCGACATCACCGAGCGCTACAGCCTGCGCCCCGTCGACGCGGCCTCGCTGCGGCCGCACTACGCCCAGACGCTGCGGCTGTGCCGCGAGCGCTTCCTGCAGCGTCGTAACCGATTGGCGCACTTAGGATTCGACGAGGTGTCCGCGCGCATGTGGCAACCGTATCCGGCTGACCCGAAACCGGGATTCCGGTCCGGTCGCCATCACGCCGACCGGTGGGCGTTCGAGCGCAGGGGTCCGCGGTGA
- a CDS encoding DUF1365 domain-containing protein has product MQAQHGGSVALIGGGVAALTPTIYRTTISHCRQVPEQHSLRYRSCSWHVDIDHLPELPWWLRPFARLDTSDQLRRRLERFFAQHDTAMPDGRVTALLQARVFGYAFNPLSVFWCHDRDGRLRHVVAEVHTYGGRHVYLLPPADSPVLVSKRLYVSPYNPVDGNYLVLAPPPEHDVDVMVSLLRDRRLAFTATLRGERLPATNWHVAALQFLSPLAPLAEAARIRLQGIKLWLRRVPAAAQ; this is encoded by the coding sequence GTGCAGGCACAACACGGAGGATCGGTAGCGCTCATCGGCGGCGGGGTCGCCGCGCTGACGCCGACGATCTACCGCACCACGATCAGCCACTGCCGGCAGGTTCCCGAGCAGCATTCGTTGCGTTACCGCAGCTGTAGCTGGCACGTCGACATCGACCATCTCCCCGAACTGCCCTGGTGGTTAAGGCCTTTCGCGCGACTCGACACCTCCGACCAGCTGCGCCGCCGGCTGGAAAGGTTCTTCGCCCAGCACGACACCGCCATGCCCGACGGCCGGGTCACCGCGTTGCTGCAGGCACGCGTTTTCGGGTACGCCTTCAACCCGCTGAGCGTCTTCTGGTGCCACGACCGCGACGGCCGGTTACGCCACGTAGTCGCCGAAGTACACACCTACGGCGGGCGCCACGTCTATCTGCTGCCGCCGGCCGATTCGCCGGTGCTGGTCAGCAAGCGGCTGTACGTTTCGCCCTACAACCCGGTCGACGGGAACTACCTGGTACTGGCCCCACCTCCGGAGCACGATGTCGACGTCATGGTGTCGCTGCTGCGGGACCGCCGGCTCGCGTTCACCGCCACCTTGCGCGGCGAGCGACTTCCCGCGACGAACTGGCACGTCGCGGCATTGCAGTTCCTGTCACCGCTGGCGCCCCTGGCGGAGGCCGCGCGCATCCGTCTTCAGGGGATCAAACTGTGGTTACGACGAGTTCCCGCGGCAGCGCAATGA
- a CDS encoding RND family transporter — MIHAFAVPIILFWVLVVVLLSVLVPSLEIVGQQRSVSLSPKDAPSFVALKRISQVFKEGETDSVAMIVLESEQPLGDAAHRYYDGLIRKLRADKHVLSIQDFWGDPLTAAGAQSNDGKAVTVQLNLAGNQGEPLANESVEAVRKIVDATPPPPGLKAYVTGASALAADLQHSGDRSMAKITITTIVVILCMLMFIYRSPLTVLLLLVTVGIELSAARGAVAILGSNALIGLSTFAVSLLTSLAIAAGTDYGIFIIGRYQEARQAGEDRESAFYTMYHGTAHVILGSGLTIAGATLCLGFARMPYFQTLGIPCAVGMLVAVLVALTLGPAVLVVGSRFGVFDPKRVLSVRGWRRVGTAVVRWPLPILAVTCVIALIGLLTLPGYKPSYDDRAYLPSFIPANQGFVVADRHFSQARMKPEILMIESDHDMRNPADFLILDKLAKGIFRVPGISRVQAITRPDGTAMDHTSIPFQMSMQSAGQMQTMKYQRDRMDDMLKQADEMSKTIALMQRMYGLMSQLVGVTHKMVGDTEEMQQITRELRDKLANFDDFFRPIRSYFYWEKHCYDIPACWSLRSVFDALDGIDQIDEKLDVLVGDIKQLDVLMPQMIATFPPMIETMVSMRTMMLSMHSTMSGIFQQMDEMSDNATAMGHAFDAAKNDDSFYLPPEVFKNSDFKRAMKNFLSADGHAARFIILHRGDPASAEGIASIGKIQTAAEESLKGTPLEDSKIYVSGMGAIVKDISEGAKWDLVIAGISSLCLIFIIMLILTRAFVAAAVIVGTVALSLGASFGLSVLVWQHIFGVPLHWLVLAMSVIVLLAVGSDYNLLLVSRFKQEIYAGLNTGIIRSMGGTGKVVTNAGLVFAFTMASMIIGDARMIGQVGTTIGLGLLFDTLIVRAFMTPSIAALLGRWFWWPIRVRSRPGRSPRLPRQEPATDRSPALSAER; from the coding sequence ATGATCCATGCCTTCGCGGTGCCGATCATCCTGTTCTGGGTGCTGGTCGTCGTGCTGCTCAGCGTGCTCGTTCCGTCCCTGGAGATCGTCGGGCAGCAGCGTTCGGTTTCCCTGAGCCCCAAGGACGCTCCGTCGTTCGTCGCGCTCAAACGGATCAGCCAGGTCTTCAAGGAAGGGGAGACCGACAGCGTCGCGATGATCGTGCTGGAGAGCGAGCAGCCGCTCGGCGACGCGGCGCATCGTTACTACGACGGCCTGATCCGCAAACTGCGGGCCGACAAGCACGTGCTGAGCATCCAGGATTTCTGGGGCGACCCCCTGACCGCGGCGGGCGCGCAGAGCAACGACGGCAAGGCCGTCACGGTTCAGTTGAACCTCGCCGGCAACCAGGGTGAACCGCTGGCCAACGAATCCGTCGAGGCCGTCCGCAAGATCGTGGACGCCACCCCACCGCCGCCCGGGCTCAAGGCCTACGTCACCGGGGCTTCGGCACTGGCCGCAGACCTGCAGCACAGCGGCGACAGATCGATGGCCAAGATCACCATCACCACGATCGTGGTGATCCTGTGCATGCTGATGTTCATCTATCGATCGCCGCTGACGGTGCTGCTGCTGCTGGTCACCGTCGGGATCGAACTGAGTGCGGCACGCGGTGCCGTCGCCATCCTCGGGAGCAACGCGCTGATCGGGTTGTCGACCTTCGCCGTCAGCCTGCTCACGTCGCTCGCGATAGCGGCGGGAACCGACTACGGGATCTTCATCATCGGCCGATATCAGGAGGCGCGTCAGGCCGGGGAGGACCGGGAGTCCGCCTTCTACACGATGTATCACGGCACCGCCCACGTCATTCTGGGATCCGGTCTGACGATCGCGGGCGCGACGCTGTGTCTCGGGTTCGCCCGAATGCCGTACTTCCAGACGCTGGGCATCCCCTGCGCGGTCGGCATGCTGGTGGCGGTTCTGGTCGCGCTGACGCTGGGACCGGCCGTGCTCGTCGTCGGCAGCCGGTTCGGTGTGTTCGACCCCAAGCGGGTGCTGTCGGTGCGGGGGTGGCGCCGGGTCGGAACGGCGGTCGTGCGCTGGCCGCTGCCGATCCTCGCCGTCACGTGCGTGATCGCCCTGATCGGCCTGCTCACCCTGCCCGGCTACAAGCCCAGCTATGACGACCGGGCCTACCTGCCCAGCTTCATCCCGGCCAACCAGGGCTTCGTCGTCGCGGACCGGCACTTCTCCCAGGCCCGGATGAAGCCGGAGATCCTGATGATCGAGTCGGATCACGACATGCGGAATCCGGCTGACTTCCTGATCCTGGACAAGCTGGCCAAGGGCATCTTCCGGGTGCCCGGGATATCCCGCGTCCAGGCCATCACCCGGCCGGACGGCACCGCGATGGACCACACGTCGATTCCGTTCCAGATGAGCATGCAGAGCGCCGGTCAGATGCAGACCATGAAGTACCAGCGCGACCGGATGGACGACATGCTCAAGCAGGCCGACGAGATGAGCAAGACTATCGCGCTCATGCAGCGGATGTACGGCCTGATGTCCCAGCTCGTCGGGGTCACCCACAAGATGGTGGGCGACACCGAGGAGATGCAGCAGATCACCCGCGAGCTGCGCGACAAACTCGCCAACTTCGACGACTTCTTCCGGCCGATCCGCTCCTATTTCTATTGGGAGAAACACTGCTACGACATCCCCGCCTGTTGGTCGTTGCGGTCGGTGTTCGACGCGCTCGACGGTATTGACCAGATCGACGAGAAGTTGGACGTCCTGGTGGGCGACATCAAGCAACTCGACGTGCTGATGCCGCAGATGATCGCAACCTTCCCGCCCATGATCGAAACCATGGTCAGCATGCGAACGATGATGCTGAGCATGCACAGCACCATGTCCGGCATCTTCCAGCAGATGGACGAGATGAGCGACAACGCGACGGCGATGGGCCACGCCTTCGACGCCGCCAAGAACGACGACTCGTTCTACCTGCCGCCGGAGGTGTTCAAGAACTCCGACTTCAAGCGCGCCATGAAGAACTTCCTGTCCGCCGACGGGCACGCGGCGCGGTTCATCATCCTGCATCGGGGGGACCCGGCCTCCGCCGAGGGCATCGCGAGCATCGGCAAAATCCAGACGGCGGCCGAGGAATCGCTCAAGGGCACCCCGCTGGAAGACTCCAAGATCTATGTCTCCGGAATGGGCGCCATCGTCAAGGACATCTCCGAAGGCGCCAAGTGGGACCTGGTGATCGCCGGCATCTCGTCGCTGTGCCTGATCTTCATCATCATGCTGATCCTGACCCGGGCTTTCGTGGCGGCGGCGGTGATCGTCGGAACGGTCGCACTGTCGCTGGGCGCCTCGTTCGGCCTGTCAGTCCTGGTGTGGCAGCACATCTTCGGCGTTCCGCTGCACTGGCTGGTGCTCGCGATGTCCGTGATCGTGCTGTTGGCCGTGGGATCTGACTACAACCTGCTGCTGGTGTCCCGGTTCAAACAGGAGATCTATGCCGGCCTCAATACCGGCATCATCCGTTCGATGGGCGGGACCGGCAAGGTCGTGACCAACGCCGGCCTGGTCTTCGCCTTCACGATGGCGTCCATGATCATCGGCGACGCCCGGATGATCGGACAGGTGGGCACCACGATCGGTCTCGGTCTGTTGTTCGACACGCTGATCGTGCGGGCGTTCATGACGCCCTCGATCGCGGCGTTGCTGGGCCGCTGGTTCTGGTGGCCCATCCGGGTGCGGTCCCGTCCGGGCCGCAGCCCCCGGCTCCCCCGCCAGGAGCCGGCCACCGACAGGTCTCCGGCGCTGAGCGCCGAGCGCTGA
- a CDS encoding MmpS family protein, producing MLSRVWIPLVILAVLVTGAFIVNRVHGYFGSEKRASYADSNLKNPEPFNPKRITYEVFGPAGTVADISYFDVNADPQRVDNAPLPWSLHISTNKAAMVGNLMAQGDGDSIGCRILIDDVVKSERVSNEVNAFTFCLVKSA from the coding sequence GTGCTGTCGCGCGTGTGGATTCCACTCGTCATTCTGGCGGTGTTGGTCACCGGCGCTTTCATCGTGAACCGGGTCCACGGCTACTTCGGCTCGGAGAAGCGGGCATCGTACGCGGACAGCAACCTCAAGAACCCAGAGCCGTTCAACCCCAAGCGAATCACGTACGAGGTGTTCGGTCCGGCGGGCACGGTTGCCGACATCAGCTACTTCGACGTCAACGCCGATCCGCAGCGCGTGGACAACGCCCCGCTGCCCTGGTCGCTGCACATCAGCACGAACAAGGCCGCGATGGTCGGCAACCTGATGGCCCAGGGTGACGGGGACAGCATCGGGTGCCGCATCCTGATCGACGACGTGGTCAAATCGGAGCGAGTCTCCAACGAGGTCAACGCTTTTACCTTCTGTCTGGTCAAGTCCGCGTGA
- a CDS encoding TetR family transcriptional regulator produces MRYPQPVAQLSFRRARTEENKRQRAAALVEAARAIASETGVASVTLTAVAGRAGIHYSAVRRYFTSHKEVLLHLSAEGWQRWSDTVCAQLGEPGRMSAARVAETMANGLAADPLFCDLLANLHLHLEHEVDVDRVIEIRRTISAAAIALAGAIERSLPDLGRSGAFDMLIAAYSLAAAFWQIANPPERISDVYEEEPELLPPEWNIDFPSALTRVLTATCIGSLAGSR; encoded by the coding sequence GTGCGTTATCCTCAGCCGGTGGCGCAACTCAGTTTCCGGCGCGCCCGCACCGAGGAGAACAAGCGTCAGCGCGCTGCGGCGCTCGTGGAAGCAGCGCGCGCAATCGCATCGGAAACCGGTGTCGCGTCGGTGACCCTGACCGCGGTGGCCGGCCGAGCGGGCATCCACTACTCGGCGGTGCGCCGATACTTCACCTCCCACAAGGAGGTGCTGCTGCACCTGTCCGCCGAAGGCTGGCAGCGGTGGTCGGACACGGTCTGCGCGCAACTCGGCGAGCCGGGGCGCATGTCAGCGGCGCGGGTGGCCGAGACGATGGCCAACGGCTTGGCCGCCGATCCGCTGTTCTGCGACCTGCTCGCCAACCTGCACCTGCATCTCGAGCACGAGGTCGATGTCGACCGGGTCATCGAGATACGGCGGACCATATCCGCAGCCGCCATCGCCCTGGCCGGCGCGATCGAACGGAGTTTGCCCGACCTCGGCCGGTCGGGCGCGTTCGACATGCTGATCGCCGCCTACTCCCTGGCCGCGGCGTTCTGGCAAATCGCCAACCCGCCGGAGCGGATCTCGGATGTGTACGAGGAGGAACCGGAGTTGCTGCCGCCCGAATGGAACATCGATTTCCCGTCCGCGCTCACCCGGGTGCTCACCGCCACCTGCATCGGCTCACTTGCGGGGTCCCGATGA
- a CDS encoding MmpS family transport accessory protein — translation MTTTEPRTEPLTIPDSAGGEGKTAARPRAKRKGLMSVATRFWLILTVLAVVALSGFAVYRLHGIFGVHSGSFGGGSSGDVIDQFNPKTITLEVWGSPGSTATITYLDENSHPQQALNVPLPWKTELKSTKPGIPANLMAQGNGSWIACRFLVNNNDGKGDIVKAPNQSPPNETVNAFVYCLDKSA, via the coding sequence ATGACGACGACCGAGCCAAGGACCGAACCGTTGACGATTCCGGATTCTGCTGGCGGCGAAGGCAAGACGGCGGCGCGCCCACGGGCCAAACGCAAAGGTCTGATGAGCGTGGCCACCCGGTTCTGGCTCATCCTCACGGTGCTGGCCGTCGTCGCGCTGTCGGGGTTTGCGGTCTACCGGTTGCACGGCATCTTCGGCGTTCACAGCGGTTCGTTCGGTGGCGGCTCCTCCGGAGACGTCATCGACCAGTTCAATCCCAAGACCATCACCCTCGAGGTCTGGGGTTCGCCCGGCAGCACGGCGACCATCACCTACCTCGATGAGAACTCCCACCCGCAGCAGGCGCTGAATGTGCCCCTACCGTGGAAGACGGAATTGAAGTCAACGAAACCCGGGATCCCGGCCAACCTGATGGCACAAGGCAACGGCAGCTGGATCGCCTGCCGGTTCCTCGTCAACAACAACGACGGGAAGGGTGACATCGTCAAGGCGCCTAATCAGTCGCCGCCCAACGAGACCGTCAACGCCTTCGTCTACTGCCTGGACAAGTCCGCGTGA
- a CDS encoding RND family transporter, which translates to MIHRLALPIVLVWLGIVVVTNTAAPQLEAVAKEHSVSQSPTDAASFQSMMRVGKTFKEFDSDSSAMIVLEGDKPLGAEAHRYYDEIVRRIEQDTKHVQHVQDFWSDPLTAAGSQSHDQKAAYVQVYLAGNMGGGLSAESADAVRKIVNSVPAPQGIKAYVTGAGPLFADQSHAGEKGVAIVTLVTILVIFVMLLFVYRSLVTVLAVLFMVFVELLAARGVVALLANYEIIGLSTFANNLLVLMAIAAGTDYAIFVVGRYHEARGLGESREQAFYTMFHSTAHVVLGSGLTIAGAMYCLSFCRLPYFESLGAPCAIGMLVAVLAALTLGPAVLTVASFFKLLDPKRKLQTRGWRRIGTAIVRWPAPVFAVTIAVALVGLIALPGYKTDYDTRHFLPEDTPANIGYAAADRHFNQARLNPELLMIETDHDLRNSADFLVLDKVAKAVFHIPGIGRVQTITRPLGTPLDHSTLGFQMGAQAAGRQQTEHFQDEQAKNLLNQAGELRKTMATLREQMQVTQDLSNTTHETTKLTKETVKITEALRDDIATFDDFFRPIRSYFYWEKHCFDIPICWALRSIFNALDGIDQVAQNILALSQNLDRLDAIQPKLVALIPPQIESQQRNLDTIMSNYATTTGLNDQARAQADNATAQGDAFDRAKNDDTFYLPPEAFQSPDFARGLKQFISPDGHAVRLIISHEGDPASPEGINLIEPIKRAVHEAIKGTPWEGAKVYLGGTAATYKDMHDGSNIDLLIAGISAATLIFIIMLVITRSVVAAVVIVGTVLLSLGASFGLSVLLWQYILGMKLHWMVLAMAIILLLAVGSDYNLLLISRFKEEIHAGLKTGTIRAMAGSGSVVTAAGLVFAATMGTFAFSPLKVMAQVGTTIALGLLFDTLIVRSFMTPSLATLLGRWFWWPQHVRPRPASSMLRPYGPRPAVRELIGSDVEEQPAGGVVTRR; encoded by the coding sequence ATGATCCATCGGCTGGCTCTGCCCATTGTGCTGGTGTGGTTGGGCATAGTCGTGGTGACCAATACCGCTGCGCCGCAACTGGAGGCCGTCGCCAAAGAGCATTCGGTATCGCAGAGCCCCACCGATGCGGCGTCGTTTCAGTCGATGATGCGGGTCGGAAAGACGTTCAAGGAGTTCGATTCCGACAGCTCGGCGATGATCGTGCTGGAGGGTGACAAGCCGTTGGGGGCGGAGGCGCACCGCTACTACGACGAGATCGTCCGGCGAATCGAGCAGGACACGAAACACGTGCAGCACGTGCAGGACTTCTGGAGCGATCCGTTGACCGCCGCGGGGTCGCAGAGCCACGACCAGAAGGCCGCCTACGTCCAGGTCTACCTCGCCGGCAACATGGGCGGCGGCCTGTCCGCCGAGTCCGCCGATGCCGTCCGCAAGATCGTGAACTCGGTGCCCGCCCCGCAGGGAATCAAGGCTTACGTCACCGGCGCGGGTCCGCTGTTCGCCGACCAGTCCCACGCCGGCGAGAAAGGCGTCGCGATCGTCACCCTGGTCACGATCCTGGTGATCTTTGTGATGCTGCTCTTCGTCTACCGCTCGCTCGTCACCGTCCTGGCCGTGTTGTTCATGGTCTTCGTCGAATTGCTGGCAGCCCGGGGCGTGGTTGCCCTGCTGGCCAACTACGAAATCATCGGACTCTCCACGTTCGCCAACAATCTGCTGGTGTTGATGGCGATCGCTGCCGGAACGGACTACGCGATTTTCGTGGTCGGCCGCTATCACGAGGCCCGTGGCCTGGGGGAGAGTCGCGAACAAGCCTTCTACACCATGTTCCACAGCACCGCGCATGTCGTGCTCGGGTCGGGCCTGACCATCGCCGGCGCCATGTACTGCCTCAGCTTCTGCCGATTGCCGTATTTCGAGTCACTGGGCGCACCGTGCGCCATCGGCATGTTGGTGGCCGTGCTCGCGGCGTTGACCCTGGGACCTGCGGTGCTGACCGTGGCGTCATTCTTCAAACTCCTGGATCCGAAGCGAAAGCTGCAGACTCGGGGCTGGCGCCGCATCGGCACCGCGATCGTTCGTTGGCCCGCACCGGTTTTCGCGGTCACGATCGCGGTTGCCCTGGTCGGTCTGATCGCTCTGCCGGGCTACAAGACGGATTACGACACCCGTCACTTCCTGCCCGAGGACACCCCCGCCAACATCGGTTACGCGGCTGCCGACCGGCACTTTAACCAGGCTCGGCTCAATCCCGAGTTGTTGATGATCGAGACCGATCACGACCTGCGTAACTCGGCCGACTTCCTGGTGCTGGACAAGGTCGCCAAGGCGGTCTTTCACATCCCCGGCATCGGCCGGGTGCAGACCATTACCCGGCCGTTGGGCACGCCACTCGACCACAGCACCCTCGGTTTCCAGATGGGCGCCCAAGCCGCCGGGCGGCAGCAGACCGAGCACTTCCAGGATGAGCAGGCCAAGAATCTGCTGAACCAAGCGGGCGAGTTGCGCAAGACGATGGCCACGTTGCGTGAGCAGATGCAGGTCACCCAGGACCTCAGCAACACGACGCACGAAACCACCAAGCTCACCAAGGAAACCGTGAAGATCACCGAGGCGCTGCGCGACGACATCGCCACCTTCGACGACTTCTTCCGACCGATTCGTAGCTACTTCTATTGGGAGAAGCACTGTTTCGACATCCCGATCTGCTGGGCGCTGCGGTCCATCTTCAATGCGCTCGACGGCATCGACCAGGTGGCGCAGAACATCCTGGCCCTCAGCCAGAACCTGGACAGGCTGGATGCGATTCAGCCCAAGCTCGTCGCGTTGATACCCCCGCAGATCGAAAGCCAGCAGCGCAATCTCGACACCATCATGTCGAACTATGCGACGACGACGGGTCTCAACGACCAGGCCAGGGCGCAGGCCGACAACGCCACCGCCCAGGGGGATGCGTTCGACAGGGCGAAGAACGACGACACGTTCTACCTTCCGCCGGAAGCGTTCCAGAGCCCGGATTTCGCGCGGGGTCTCAAACAGTTCATCTCACCGGACGGGCACGCGGTCCGGTTGATCATCTCGCATGAAGGCGACCCGGCGTCTCCGGAAGGCATCAACCTCATCGAGCCGATCAAGCGGGCCGTGCACGAGGCGATCAAAGGCACGCCCTGGGAGGGAGCCAAGGTCTACCTCGGCGGTACCGCCGCGACGTACAAGGACATGCACGACGGCTCGAACATCGACCTGCTGATCGCCGGAATATCAGCTGCCACACTGATTTTCATCATCATGCTGGTGATCACCCGAAGTGTCGTGGCGGCCGTCGTGATCGTCGGCACGGTGCTGTTGTCGCTGGGCGCCTCGTTCGGACTCTCCGTGCTCCTATGGCAGTACATCCTGGGCATGAAGTTGCACTGGATGGTGCTGGCGATGGCGATCATCCTGCTGTTGGCGGTTGGCTCCGATTACAACCTGCTGCTGATATCGCGGTTCAAGGAGGAGATCCATGCCGGTCTCAAGACGGGGACGATCCGGGCGATGGCGGGTTCGGGCTCGGTGGTGACCGCCGCGGGTCTGGTGTTCGCCGCCACCATGGGCACATTCGCTTTCAGTCCTTTGAAAGTCATGGCCCAGGTGGGTACGACGATCGCGCTGGGTCTGCTGTTCGACACCTTGATCGTGAGATCGTTCATGACGCCCTCGCTGGCCACCCTGCTCGGGCGGTGGTTCTGGTGGCCGCAGCACGTACGCCCACGGCCGGCCAGCAGCATGCTCCGACCCTACGGACCTCGTCCGGCGGTGCGTGAACTCATCGGCAGCGACGTGGAAGAACAACCGGCCGGCGGAGTGGTGACACGGCGCTAG
- a CDS encoding DUF5078 domain-containing protein: MSRLSNGLRAGVFLLALAIAAVVFPTVAKADSTEDFPIPRRMIATTCDAEQYLAAVRDTSPVYYERYMIDFNNHANLQEATINKAHWFFSLSPAERRDYSENFYNGDPLTFAWVNHMKIFFNNKGVVAKGTDACNGYPAGDMSVWNWA, encoded by the coding sequence ATGTCTCGGCTGAGTAACGGCCTGCGTGCAGGCGTTTTTCTACTTGCTCTCGCGATCGCCGCGGTGGTCTTCCCGACGGTGGCGAAAGCCGATTCCACGGAGGATTTCCCGATCCCCCGCAGGATGATCGCGACCACCTGCGACGCTGAGCAGTATCTGGCTGCCGTGCGGGACACCAGCCCGGTGTACTACGAGCGGTACATGATCGACTTCAACAACCACGCGAACCTGCAGGAAGCGACGATCAACAAGGCGCACTGGTTCTTCTCGCTCTCCCCGGCGGAGCGCAGGGACTACTCCGAGAACTTCTACAACGGCGACCCGCTCACCTTCGCGTGGGTCAACCACATGAAGATCTTCTTCAACAACAAGGGCGTCGTCGCCAAGGGCACCGATGCGTGCAACGGGTACCCCGCCGGCGATATGTCGGTCTGGAACTGGGCGTAG
- a CDS encoding crotonase/enoyl-CoA hydratase family protein, with amino-acid sequence MPSSEPSPAPSAGPEFETLLYSSSGPVATITLNRPEHLNTIVPPMPDEIEAAIGLAERDHDIKVIVLRGAGRAFSGGFDFGGGFQHWGEDMMTEGRWDPGKDFAMVSARETAPTQKFMAIWRASKPVIAQVHGWCVGGASDYALCADIVIASEDAVIGTPYSRMWGAYLTGMWLYRLSLAKVKWHSLTGRPLTGVQAAEIELINEAVPFERLEARVAEIAAELAQIPLSQLRAQKLIVNQAYENMGLASTQLLGGILDGLMRNTPDALDFIRTAETQGVRAAVERRDGPFGDYSQAPPELRPNPSHVIVPDRDG; translated from the coding sequence ATGCCTTCTTCCGAGCCTTCTCCCGCCCCTTCTGCCGGGCCCGAATTCGAGACGCTGCTGTATTCCAGCAGTGGCCCGGTGGCCACCATCACCCTCAACCGTCCCGAGCACCTGAACACGATCGTGCCGCCCATGCCCGACGAGATCGAAGCCGCCATCGGGCTGGCCGAGCGCGACCACGACATCAAGGTCATCGTGCTGCGCGGCGCCGGGCGCGCCTTCTCCGGCGGCTTCGACTTCGGCGGCGGCTTCCAGCACTGGGGCGAGGACATGATGACTGAGGGCCGGTGGGATCCGGGCAAGGATTTCGCGATGGTCAGCGCACGCGAGACCGCGCCGACGCAGAAGTTCATGGCCATCTGGCGGGCGTCCAAGCCGGTGATCGCGCAGGTGCACGGCTGGTGCGTCGGCGGGGCCAGCGACTACGCCCTGTGCGCCGACATCGTGATCGCCAGCGAGGACGCGGTGATCGGCACCCCGTACAGCAGGATGTGGGGCGCCTACCTGACCGGCATGTGGCTGTACCGGCTCAGCCTGGCCAAAGTGAAATGGCACTCCTTGACCGGCCGGCCGCTGACGGGTGTGCAGGCCGCCGAGATCGAACTGATCAACGAAGCGGTCCCGTTCGAGCGGCTGGAGGCCCGGGTCGCCGAGATCGCGGCCGAGTTGGCGCAGATCCCGTTGTCGCAGCTGCGGGCGCAGAAGCTGATCGTCAACCAGGCTTACGAGAACATGGGCCTGGCGTCCACCCAGCTGCTGGGCGGCATCCTCGACGGCCTGATGCGCAACACCCCCGATGCGCTCGACTTCATCCGCACCGCCGAGACGCAGGGCGTCCGGGCCGCGGTGGAGCGCCGGGACGGCCCGTTCGGCGACTACAGCCAGGCTCCCCCGGAGCTGCGGCCGAACCCGTCACACGTGATAGTTCCTGATCGCGATGGGTAG